One Citrus sinensis cultivar Valencia sweet orange chromosome 5, DVS_A1.0, whole genome shotgun sequence genomic window, atatgaactgttgtaattgttattttatttgtgtaaCTACATGCAAGTGCAAAAAGTTATTGGTTATTAACATAATATAGTATAGTTAATCAGCATAATACATTGATCAAAAGAGCCTTTTCTTTATAGAAATCGTTCAACAGTTTGATAAgtaaatcatttattttttttcagtcATGGGAAAGGAATTCGAAGCTTTTCTATATATGTGCATTTATGtaggtttaatttttttttttttaaaatatataacgTAAGATCCGACTGTTCGTAGCTCAATATCTGAACTATTttggggcaaaaaaaaaattagttgattTAGGAGGTTGGGTTGTGTTACTCTCTAATTTCTGGCAAAAGAATTGAGTGAAATATATTGATGTGAGGCATCTTCTTAATTACTAAAACCCACCCAAGTGATATCTATCATTTTTGCGCCTGcttatgatattattattcctTTATCATGCTATCAATTACACAACacatatttattctttttcgaGAGGAactattttacattaaaagaCTATGATTTAGTagacaaaattatttagtagCACTACTATTTATGACAAGGCAATTATAAAGAATAAGTGAAATGTATACTTAATCATTAATCTCCCTATCCTGGCTAGCTCTTCATGAATCATGATCATTTTTCACTTATCTTCTCACATAATTAAgttatttgtctttttctaGCCATCGTCTcgttagatttttttttttttttagactGATTTCATCAgattactgcattacacagatatttacaacaactgctTATTGTAGCAGAggtattacactgatatttataatcagatatacatgattgagacttacattattacaataaattctatgaagtacatgcccaatACAAATAAACCCTCACAGGAGAGGATGTCCATACTCCACTTgcatttcgcaagggagaaggatataaagaacatttagcccccacaatgcttttgtgggggctagaaccgctgccctcacaatgcttgtgagggcagcagcccaccaCTTCGGCCAAGGCCGAAGTGGCCGTCTCGTTAGATTTGCTTACACACAACCAGTCGCAAAGCTAATGGGGCTGTACCCCGGGCTAGACcttgcaaatttttttttatttaactacaAAAATactcttataaaaaaataatcatattaattaattacgcCGCCTCTCAACTATCATTAAATTCTTGTTAGAATTCATCCCActctaatatttctttttatttacattgcagttttttttttttttttaatttaggttTCGTATTTCGgtaatttatttgtatataataAAGATGTTGGAAGGTAAGACTTATTATGTCCCATATTTGgtgtatatttaatttcttatctcctacaatataaaaatattgaattaggaaaataaatatctatattttcgttttttagtaaaaaaaaattataaatattacactACAAGTCAGAAGTTAAACAAGTTATAATTCTGTATAATCTAGATTGAATTTAGGTATATTGTGATCTGAATTTTTATGCTCATATGGTTTTCATTTAGCCTCaatattaagagaaaaaaaaaatctacctCACAGACGACGAGAATCAAACATCGTCGTTGGTACTCAATCAAATAGCAggcatatatataaatataaatcagcAGAACAGGAGATGCGGTCACAAATTAAGTGTCTTAGGGATCACAAGCAAACAACCGTTGGGGTGATTGTTGAAGATTTGAAACAGCTCAAAATTATGGTACGATTTGGAGCATAGATTGGTCAATTACTAAAGGACAGGACAGATCAGCGTTCAGCCGTTCACCTAACACTAgcaaatctatatatatatatatattgaattgggatgaaaatgatgaatcgtTCCTTGGAATCATAAATACCTTGAACTTTAAAGTCTACCACTTCCACTGTTCCACATGCACATGAAGTAGTTAACTGAAGACACGTTTCCTTCCCAAATGCTGAGGTGACCATTTCTCTAATTATATATACCATTTGCTGGAGATGAGGGTCtggtttattttatcaaaatcttttgAGCATAAACTTGTAAATGAATGATAGAGAAAGATTAAAGATCCATGTctttcttctcaaaaaaaaaaaaaaaaaaaaggatcaaTTTCTTAGTGTATATTTTTAAACCATGCAATTATAATTCAGAGGTCAGTTATGTAATCATAATTCATCATAATCAAGCTGAGAAGTGAGAAACAAAAGCGAAATCATGTTATAAAACGCCTACATATAACTTTCAATACTATTGTCTTAGGTTGTTTCAGCCATCGAATTCTGCAAAATGGGCCAGCCCATTGGGCTTGGGCTAGGTCTCATGACTCGTAACCCCAATCCAAACTAGAAATGCAAAAATACCAGATTTACTTTTGAAGAACATAGAGAATTTCTCATAGAATATAGGCCCTAATTCCCAAATGCATCCGTAATCAGGAGGAGTCAACTATCGAAGAACCAAATGGGCAGTTACGTCAGTACACAAAGACTCTAACGCGTCCTCCCAGGAAGAAAGTAGTTAACCGTTACATTCCCtccaaatttcaattttctgaAAAAGCCTCTATCAAACACAAAAGTATTTCGGTTTTTGTAAAATTGTAACCACACCTTCACTCATCCTTTCCTTAGCTTTAACGACAACAGTGCGAACAATGAGCCGGCAAAAAATTGCCCCTACCGAAACCAAACATAAAAAAGCGAGAATCGCTTTTTGCAAACCCAGAAAGCCACATATACTTTGCTCCCTTTCTCTCCATTCCTATTTCATAAATGTTTCCTTTCCTTATGTGCACTCAATTTCCCCCTTCATTTAATCTCAAAACCCACCAACAAAATTCGTTACCTCacactaaaaatttcaaagaaacGTCATGTCTTTGAGCCCACCTAGAATAAGAATCAACGGCGCCAACGATGCTAATGGGGACGGCAATGGCAACGGCGCCAATAGAAACTACCCGCTTTACTGGTGCTACCAGTGCCACAGAGCCGTCAGAATTTCATCCACCAACCCATCAGAAATCGCCTGCCCTCGATGTTCGGGCCACTTTGTTTCCGAAATTGAGATATCTCGACCAAGACTAGTCGTTGATTTCACTGCTTTTGATCCTTCCCCTGAGGCACGTTTGCTGGAAGCACTCTCTCTCATTCTCGACCCTCCCATCAGGCGATTCGATCATGGTCTTTTTGATGATCAAGAAGAACCCACGCAAGCTCGAAGGCGGTCCTGGTTTCGCCGCAGAAACGTTAACATCGACCAAGAACCTGGTATTGGACGCAGCAATGTTCACAGGAGACCACGGAGAAATCGTAGTTTTGATGgcaacacaaatgaagaaACGGATGCTCTGCCTCGTCCTCGGACTTGGATTATTCTTAGACATGCGGAGCCTCCAAATCTGCTGGAACCAATCTTGCGCCCCGGTCAAAATCCTTTACCTCCTGCTGTTAATCCGAGAGACTACTTTCTTGGTCAGGGAATGCAGCAACTGATTGAAGAAATAACACAGAATGACCGGCCTGGACCACCTCCGGTACCGGAGGCTGCCATCCAGGCGATACCGACGGTAGAGATCATGGAATCACATTTGGCCAATGACAACACTTGTCCGGTTTGTAAAGAGGAGTTTAAGGTTGGAGGGGAAGCGAGGGAGTTGGCTTGTAAGCATATTTATCACAGCGAATGCATTGTTCCCTGGCTGAGGCTGCATAATTCTTGCCCCGTTTGTCGACATGAGGTGCCAGTTAGCAGTGCATCCAGCAGCCACGATGTTGACAGTGATGACGAACATGGTGATGGTGCTCGGAGGAGGTGTTTGAGGTTGCGGCAGCTGGCCTTTTTATGGCCATTTCGGTCAAGGTATAATCAAAGAATTAATCCGGAGGGCGACAATATTGCTTCTTCCCAAGGTAGGAGAAATTGAACTATTGCTATCGGtaatatttactttcatgCTTTCGATTTGATTGGGATGTTAAGATTGATCATCttctaaatgaaaaaaaaaaaaaaaggctatgTGTGACGGCGATGTGACACTGAAATTATCATGAATTTTTCAGCAGAAAACTCAGGATGGCGCCATTGCGGTATTCTGTAGCC contains:
- the LOC102622239 gene encoding E3 ubiquitin-protein ligase RING1 isoform X1: MSLSPPRIRINGANDANGDGNGNGANRNYPLYWCYQCHRAVRISSTNPSEIACPRCSGHFVSEIEISRPRLVVDFTAFDPSPEARLLEALSLILDPPIRRFDHGLFDDQEEPTQARRRSWFRRRNVNIDQEPGIGRSNVHRRPRRNRSFDGNTNEETDALPRPRTWIILRHAEPPNLLEPILRPGQNPLPPAVNPRDYFLGQGMQQLIEEITQNDRPGPPPVPEAAIQAIPTVEIMESHLANDNTCPVCKEEFKVGGEARELACKHIYHSECIVPWLRLHNSCPVCRHEVPVSSASSSHDVDSDDEHGDGARRRCLRLRQLAFLWPFRSRYNQRINPEGDNIASSQAENSGWRHCGIL
- the LOC102622239 gene encoding E3 ubiquitin-protein ligase RING1 isoform X2 codes for the protein MSLSPPRIRINGANDANGDGNGNGANRNYPLYWCYQCHRAVRISSTNPSEIACPRCSGHFVSEIEISRPRLVVDFTAFDPSPEARLLEALSLILDPPIRRFDHGLFDDQEEPTQARRRSWFRRRNVNIDQEPGIGRSNVHRRPRRNRSFDGNTNEETDALPRPRTWIILRHAEPPNLLEPILRPGQNPLPPAVNPRDYFLGQGMQQLIEEITQNDRPGPPPVPEAAIQAIPTVEIMESHLANDNTCPVCKEEFKVGGEARELACKHIYHSECIVPWLRLHNSCPVCRHEVPVSSASSSHDVDSDDEHGDGARRRCLRLRQLAFLWPFRSRYNQRINPEGDNIASSQENSGWRHCGIL